The Nitrospira sp. genome contains a region encoding:
- the pilM gene encoding pilus assembly protein PilM, which produces MSIVNECVGLDIGQTGLKAVRFRRRLSGRETVDYFQHPMPFSRPEDLEPARRVQSLRGFLWKNGLYATDRLVTAIPCQDLFVRTLSFPFKDSAKLAQVVPFEVENLVPMPLEDLAVGSLVLPPGQLVEGASRESKGSEVLVTAAPRDKVDEHLKFLAQADVEPSAINVDAMALFSVTQFLQEEGAAVPQDLAIIDVGASKTTLCLVQGGRPVMLRTILWGGNHLTHALAVRHACSFADAERHKRTMAVDQVHGMLEPILRELRITLQAYQGNDRSRLTHCWICGGGSKLQEIGAYMSRQLGLYPVGPRQGFGADTPKAFSIAFGLAIHPKIIRPRWRFKSSPLGLALDLKGVSEAGLPDSAMTKRDRRLATAAGLVIAVLALVDFSIHFMLQDQRVARLKTALHSQYERLFGPGAASGEELDQAQYRLGVLDKSLGLVDATNGKALLTLSTFVKQLPPGTMVKVRELTVDGAVIILEGETTSFDAVERIKQTFVSSPRLTDVSVTETRVGATSNQVVFRMTVTVQQP; this is translated from the coding sequence CCGTTTTCCCGTCCGGAAGATCTTGAACCGGCTCGACGCGTGCAGTCGCTGCGGGGATTCCTCTGGAAGAATGGACTCTATGCCACAGACCGCTTGGTCACGGCGATTCCCTGCCAGGACCTCTTCGTCCGAACGCTCTCGTTCCCCTTCAAGGATTCGGCCAAGCTGGCCCAAGTCGTGCCGTTCGAAGTCGAGAATCTCGTGCCCATGCCGCTCGAAGACCTCGCGGTCGGAAGTCTGGTCCTACCGCCTGGACAGCTGGTTGAAGGGGCTTCCCGCGAGTCCAAGGGCTCGGAGGTTCTGGTCACGGCGGCGCCAAGAGACAAGGTCGACGAGCATCTCAAGTTTTTGGCGCAAGCCGATGTGGAGCCGTCGGCAATCAATGTCGATGCCATGGCGCTCTTTTCCGTCACGCAATTTCTGCAGGAGGAAGGAGCCGCCGTCCCGCAAGATTTGGCCATCATCGACGTCGGCGCTTCGAAAACCACCCTCTGTCTGGTACAGGGGGGGCGTCCCGTCATGCTCCGGACGATTCTCTGGGGCGGTAACCATTTGACTCACGCCCTGGCTGTCCGGCACGCCTGCAGCTTCGCCGACGCGGAACGACACAAGCGCACGATGGCCGTTGATCAAGTACACGGCATGTTGGAGCCTATCCTGAGAGAGCTTCGGATCACATTGCAAGCCTATCAAGGAAACGACCGTAGTCGCTTGACCCACTGCTGGATATGCGGCGGCGGGTCGAAACTCCAGGAAATCGGCGCCTACATGTCCCGTCAATTAGGACTCTATCCGGTGGGGCCACGCCAAGGATTTGGCGCCGATACTCCAAAAGCATTTTCCATCGCGTTCGGTTTGGCCATTCACCCGAAGATCATCCGACCCCGCTGGCGGTTCAAATCGTCTCCGCTGGGACTCGCGCTCGATCTGAAAGGGGTCTCCGAAGCGGGTTTACCGGACTCTGCCATGACCAAGCGAGACCGCCGGTTGGCGACGGCTGCCGGCTTGGTAATCGCCGTCTTGGCGCTCGTGGATTTCTCGATTCACTTCATGCTGCAGGATCAACGAGTGGCCAGGCTGAAAACCGCCCTGCACAGCCAATATGAGCGACTCTTCGGACCAGGCGCCGCCTCCGGAGAAGAACTTGATCAAGCACAATACCGCCTCGGAGTCCTCGATAAGTCACTCGGCCTTGTCGATGCTACGAACGGGAAAGCCTTGCTCACGCTCTCGACATTCGTGAAACAACTGCCGCCGGGAACGATGGTCAAGGTCCGCGAGCTGACCGTCGATGGCGCGGTGATTATCCTGGAGGGGGAGACCACGTCTTTTGACGCGGTGGAACGCATCAAACAAACCTTCGTATCGAGCCCGCGGCTGACGGACGTGTCGGTGACGGAAACGCGAGTGGGCGCGACTTCCAATCAAGTTGTGTTTCGCATGACCGTCACGGTGCAGCAACCATGA
- a CDS encoding type II secretion system protein M, whose product MSRRERVIMLTGGIVLGLSLLFVLIVDPLLDKLDRLERQAVRKQKDLAELTVLGQTYLAKRDRLTKVESRMPGADSHFSLLTFMEEAATTAHVRERIAGMQPQVQSLAQGYEETAVDLRLEGVQLPELLALLVAIDQAPYDLHVRHLQIRPKFDNPVNVDATIRVLSYAKS is encoded by the coding sequence ATGTCACGGCGCGAGCGCGTCATCATGCTGACCGGCGGAATCGTGCTCGGACTCAGCCTGCTCTTTGTGCTGATCGTGGATCCCCTGCTGGACAAGCTCGATCGCCTCGAGCGCCAAGCGGTGCGGAAACAGAAAGACCTCGCCGAGCTGACTGTGCTCGGCCAAACCTATCTTGCCAAACGAGACCGCTTGACCAAGGTCGAAAGTCGCATGCCCGGAGCCGACAGCCATTTCTCTCTCCTCACGTTTATGGAAGAAGCGGCGACCACCGCCCACGTGCGCGAGCGAATTGCCGGAATGCAGCCGCAAGTACAGTCGCTGGCGCAAGGGTATGAAGAAACAGCCGTCGATCTCCGATTGGAAGGCGTTCAACTTCCGGAGTTGCTGGCGCTACTGGTCGCCATCGATCAAGCTCCCTACGACCTTCACGTTCGCCACCTGCAAATTCGACCGAAATTCGATAATCCCGTCAATGTCGACGCAACCATTCGGGTCTTGAGCTATGCCAAGAGCTGA
- the gspK gene encoding type II secretion system minor pseudopilin GspK, translating into MPRADERGVALLLALLILTLLTALILEFDAEARREYRAAATFRDDYKASMLTRAAVQAARAVLQQDLVREKMTGQKYDGPTDIWAMPIKNYAIGDGFLTAQIQDEMGKLNLNDLSSSSGSEVEQKKKVLRVKRLFELLRVNPNLVDALIDWVDQDEVPQPAGAESLYYQSLRPPYRSANSPLPGLGDLRLIKGFTPDIIERISPYVTVYPLEGGAAVNLNTADPIVIQTLDPSISQSVAIEIVQGRPYKTKVELDRVGSFQEIGRALRNDYDVRSDYFSARLALTINETTKTSLAILRRDASKGESTVEYLRAL; encoded by the coding sequence ATGCCAAGAGCTGATGAACGGGGCGTCGCGCTTCTACTGGCGCTGCTGATCCTGACGCTGCTGACGGCTCTCATCCTTGAGTTTGATGCGGAAGCTCGCCGTGAATACAGAGCCGCCGCCACCTTTCGCGACGACTATAAGGCCAGCATGCTGACGCGGGCCGCCGTGCAGGCGGCGCGGGCGGTGCTGCAGCAGGATCTCGTGCGTGAAAAGATGACCGGTCAAAAATACGACGGCCCCACCGATATTTGGGCCATGCCGATCAAGAATTATGCGATCGGAGACGGATTCCTGACCGCGCAGATCCAAGACGAGATGGGGAAATTGAACCTGAATGACCTCTCGTCGAGTTCGGGGAGCGAGGTGGAGCAGAAAAAGAAGGTCCTCCGGGTCAAGCGATTGTTCGAACTGCTCAGGGTCAACCCGAACCTGGTCGATGCGCTCATCGATTGGGTCGACCAGGATGAAGTGCCCCAACCGGCCGGCGCGGAGAGCCTCTACTACCAATCGCTGAGGCCGCCTTACCGGTCCGCCAACAGTCCGCTGCCGGGTCTAGGAGATCTGCGGCTCATCAAGGGATTCACTCCGGACATTATCGAGCGCATCTCTCCATATGTCACCGTGTACCCGCTGGAGGGTGGCGCGGCGGTGAATCTCAATACGGCCGATCCCATCGTCATTCAGACGCTCGACCCGAGCATCAGCCAGAGCGTCGCGATCGAGATCGTTCAGGGACGCCCCTACAAAACCAAGGTGGAGCTCGACCGGGTCGGAAGCTTTCAGGAAATCGGTCGAGCGCTGAGAAACGACTATGATGTGAGGTCGGACTATTTCTCCGCGCGCCTTGCCCTCACCATCAACGAAACGACCAAGACTTCCCTGGCAATCTTGAGGCGAGACGCGAGCAAAGGCGAGAGCACCGTGGAGTACTTGCGGGCGCTGTAG
- a CDS encoding response regulator, giving the protein MSMLDARNQLLIIDPCRETQDRIVRHLEGRGFSVVAASDPATALTTIDLAAPDIVITDVFLPEAAGLRLVKEIRARHELCPVIVMAKDAPEPIIVEALRVGAADYLHKPIVEEELARALQRAQDLLPGDLAELPGLCLSEYRLTVDSDPTHIPGVISWLIKTTAATLSPLRRLHLRGTLQELLFNAIEHGNLEIFYQEKREALINGHYEQLLANRLAQSRLRDRRVTIHVLHDKSANHVVYRITDEGKGFKWRSLLTRSQDGCESVGANGRGIFLARSFFPCLAYNERGNEAMITVPLE; this is encoded by the coding sequence ATGAGCATGCTCGATGCTCGCAATCAGCTCTTGATCATCGATCCATGTCGAGAAACGCAGGATCGTATCGTCCGACATCTGGAGGGGAGAGGATTCTCGGTCGTCGCCGCGTCTGATCCGGCGACCGCTCTGACTACGATCGATCTGGCGGCGCCGGACATTGTCATTACCGACGTGTTTCTTCCGGAAGCAGCCGGTCTCAGATTGGTCAAAGAGATCAGGGCCCGGCATGAGCTCTGCCCCGTCATCGTGATGGCGAAAGATGCGCCGGAACCCATCATTGTCGAGGCGCTTCGCGTCGGGGCTGCCGACTATCTCCACAAGCCCATCGTCGAGGAAGAACTGGCCCGCGCGCTGCAGCGTGCCCAGGATCTACTGCCTGGAGATCTCGCGGAGCTGCCTGGACTTTGCCTGTCGGAATATCGACTGACGGTCGATTCCGACCCCACACACATCCCGGGGGTCATCTCATGGTTGATCAAGACGACGGCCGCGACCTTATCCCCGCTACGACGGCTGCATCTTCGGGGAACCCTTCAGGAGTTGCTCTTCAACGCGATCGAACATGGGAATCTCGAAATCTTTTATCAGGAGAAGCGGGAAGCGCTGATCAACGGCCACTATGAGCAGCTCCTCGCCAACCGCCTCGCCCAATCTCGGCTCCGAGACCGCCGGGTGACCATTCACGTGCTTCACGACAAGAGTGCCAACCACGTGGTGTACCGCATCACCGATGAGGGGAAGGGGTTCAAGTGGCGGAGTCTGCTCACGCGGTCCCAGGACGGTTGTGAGTCGGTCGGCGCGAACGGGCGAGGGATCTTTTTGGCCCGATCGTTCTTTCCTTGCTTGGCGTACAACGAGCGGGGGAATGAAGCGATGATTACGGTGCCGCTAGAGTAG
- a CDS encoding Hpt domain-containing protein yields the protein MTPDHVFNLDEALARVDHDREIFQMMVELFVEHGPKDLGEAQAALSGQNAVGLARSSHRLKGAILQFCAPAALHACKELEESAKAGNLTQAGEHYDALERELFRLLAALRRVLDEGIAA from the coding sequence ATGACTCCTGACCACGTTTTCAACCTCGACGAGGCCCTCGCCCGCGTGGATCACGATCGAGAAATCTTTCAGATGATGGTCGAACTGTTTGTCGAGCATGGCCCGAAGGATTTAGGCGAAGCTCAGGCGGCGCTGAGCGGCCAGAATGCCGTCGGGTTGGCGCGATCCAGTCACCGCTTGAAGGGAGCGATCCTCCAGTTCTGCGCTCCAGCGGCCCTTCACGCCTGCAAGGAGCTGGAAGAATCGGCGAAAGCCGGAAACTTGACGCAAGCCGGAGAGCACTATGACGCGTTGGAGCGGGAACTTTTTCGCCTTCTGGCGGCGCTCCGCCGGGTACTCGACGAGGGAATCGCCGCATGA